A window of the Enterobacteriaceae bacterium 4M9 genome harbors these coding sequences:
- the hmpA gene encoding NO-inducible flavohemoprotein, whose protein sequence is MLDSQTIAVVRSTLPLLAETGPKLTAHFYDRMFAHNPELKEIFNMSNQRNGDQREALFNAICAYGANIDNLEVLLPAVEKIAQKHASFRIQPDQYQIVGKHLLATLDEMLNPGQEVLDAWGKAYGVLAQVFIDREGEIYRDSAAQTGGWEGTRAFRITAKTPQSALITSFELEPVDGGPVARYLPGQYISIWTKPQGFEHQEIRQYSLTQAANGKSYRIAVKHQQGGKMSGWLHQHIQPGDIVQLATPCGDFFMDIEPATPVTLISAGVGQTPMLAMLDTLAANGHPAQINWFHAALNASAHGFASEVARAGSRLPHFYSHVWYSQPQATDSGYDSEGLMNLAQEEGRFSDPTMQFYLCGPVGFMQFAASQLVNLGINAERIHYECFGPHKVL, encoded by the coding sequence ATGCTTGATTCACAAACTATTGCTGTTGTGCGCTCCACTCTCCCCTTACTGGCCGAAACCGGGCCGAAACTGACCGCTCACTTTTACGATCGCATGTTTGCACATAATCCGGAGCTCAAAGAGATTTTCAATATGAGCAACCAGCGCAACGGCGATCAGCGTGAAGCCCTGTTCAACGCTATCTGCGCGTACGGCGCAAATATCGACAATCTCGAGGTGCTGCTCCCGGCGGTGGAGAAAATCGCCCAAAAACACGCCAGCTTCCGTATTCAACCCGATCAGTACCAGATTGTGGGTAAGCACCTGCTTGCTACGCTCGATGAAATGCTCAACCCAGGCCAGGAAGTACTGGACGCCTGGGGCAAAGCCTACGGCGTGCTGGCACAGGTCTTTATTGATCGCGAAGGCGAAATCTATCGCGACAGTGCTGCACAGACCGGGGGCTGGGAAGGTACGCGCGCGTTTCGCATCACGGCGAAGACACCGCAAAGCGCGCTGATTACCAGCTTCGAACTGGAGCCTGTTGACGGCGGCCCGGTCGCTCGCTATCTGCCAGGTCAGTACATTAGCATCTGGACTAAACCCCAAGGTTTTGAGCACCAGGAGATTCGCCAGTATTCTCTGACGCAGGCTGCTAACGGCAAAAGCTACCGCATCGCGGTCAAGCACCAGCAAGGCGGCAAAATGTCTGGCTGGCTGCATCAACACATCCAGCCGGGTGATATTGTGCAGCTTGCCACGCCGTGCGGTGATTTCTTTATGGATATCGAGCCTGCAACACCGGTTACATTGATTTCGGCGGGAGTGGGTCAAACGCCAATGCTCGCCATGCTCGACACGCTGGCGGCAAATGGCCATCCAGCACAAATCAACTGGTTCCATGCGGCACTGAACGCCAGCGCCCACGGCTTTGCCAGCGAGGTTGCACGGGCAGGCTCTCGATTGCCGCACTTTTACAGCCACGTGTGGTATAGCCAGCCGCAGGCAACCGACAGCGGCTATGACAGCGAAGGGCTGATGAACCTGGCGCAAGAAGAAGGCCGCTTCAGTGACCCGACAATGCAGTTTTATCTCTGCGGCCCGGTAGGCTTTATGCAATTCGCGGCAAGCCAGCTGGTGAATCTGGGCATCAACGCTGAACGCATTCATTACGAATGCTTTGGACCACACAAGGTGCTCTAA
- a CDS encoding serine hydroxymethyltransferase encodes MLKREMNIADYDAELWQAMEQEKVRQEEHIELIASENYTSPRVMQAQGSQLTNKYAEGYPGKRYYGGCEYVDVVEQLAIDRAKELFGADYANVQPHSGSQANFAVYTTLLQPGDTVLGMNLAHGGHLTHGSPVNFSGKLYNIVPYGIDETGHIDYADLEKQAQTHKPKMIIGGFSAYSGVVDWAKMREIADSIGAYLFVDMAHVAGLIAAGVYPNPVPHAHVVTTTTHKTLAGPRGGLILAKGGSEELYKKLNSAVFPGAQGGPLMHVIAGKAVALKEAMEPAFKTYQQQVAKNAKAMVQVFLDRGYNVVSGGTDNHLFLLDLVDKNLTGKEADAALGRANITVNKNSVPNDPKSPFVTSGIRIGTPAVTRRGFKEAEVQQLAGWMCDVLDSINDEGVIERVKKQVLDICARFPVYA; translated from the coding sequence ATGTTAAAGCGTGAAATGAACATTGCCGATTATGATGCCGAACTGTGGCAGGCTATGGAACAGGAGAAAGTCCGTCAGGAAGAGCACATCGAACTGATCGCCTCCGAGAACTACACCAGCCCGCGCGTGATGCAGGCGCAGGGCTCTCAGCTGACCAACAAATATGCTGAAGGCTACCCGGGCAAGCGCTACTACGGCGGTTGTGAGTATGTGGATGTGGTTGAGCAGCTGGCAATTGACCGTGCAAAAGAACTGTTTGGCGCCGACTACGCCAACGTGCAGCCGCACTCCGGTTCTCAGGCGAACTTCGCTGTGTACACCACGTTGTTGCAGCCGGGCGACACCGTACTGGGTATGAACCTCGCGCACGGCGGCCACCTGACTCACGGCTCCCCGGTAAACTTCTCTGGTAAGCTTTACAACATCGTTCCTTACGGTATTGATGAAACCGGTCATATCGATTACGCGGACCTGGAAAAACAGGCGCAGACCCACAAGCCGAAGATGATCATCGGCGGCTTCTCTGCTTACTCCGGCGTGGTTGACTGGGCAAAAATGCGTGAAATCGCTGACAGCATCGGTGCTTACCTGTTCGTTGACATGGCGCACGTGGCTGGTCTGATTGCCGCTGGCGTGTACCCGAACCCGGTACCGCACGCGCACGTAGTGACCACCACGACCCACAAAACGCTGGCTGGCCCGCGCGGCGGCCTGATTCTCGCCAAAGGCGGCAGCGAAGAACTGTATAAGAAACTCAACTCTGCGGTATTCCCTGGCGCACAGGGCGGCCCGCTGATGCACGTGATTGCCGGTAAGGCCGTGGCGCTCAAAGAGGCCATGGAGCCTGCGTTCAAAACCTATCAGCAGCAGGTTGCGAAAAACGCCAAAGCGATGGTGCAGGTGTTCCTGGACCGTGGCTATAACGTGGTTTCTGGCGGTACCGACAACCACCTGTTCCTGCTGGACCTGGTTGACAAGAACCTGACCGGTAAAGAAGCCGATGCCGCACTGGGTCGCGCGAACATCACCGTGAACAAAAACAGCGTGCCGAACGATCCGAAAAGCCCGTTTGTTACCTCAGGTATCCGTATCGGTACGCCTGCTGTGACCCGTCGCGGTTTTAAAGAAGCGGAAGTACAGCAGCTGGCAGGCTGGATGTGCGACGTGCTGGATAGCATCAACGATGAAGGTGTTATCGAGCGCGTGAAGAAGCAGGTGCTGGATATCTGCGCACGCTTCCCGGTTTACGCATAA
- a CDS encoding MFS transporter, whose protein sequence is MQPDTLAFDAPVTRNLPRTTLSERINALPASPGLWRFVILLALGGFFELYDLFQTAYISSGLVADGIFHTGKNGLFGIADQAAFACVTFLGLFVGASLLAPHADRYGRRKTFIFALAWYGAFSLLMAAQSSPEAILLCRFLVGIGLGVELVTIDTYLSEWVPASIRSKAFAIAFFIQFLSVPSVALMSWWLVPHTFFGISGWRLVIIAGAVCSILIWFIRKNLPESARWLAQQGRHEEAHQVMRSMEQRCGIAPAAHFNAGEVTQHSGERGSFREIWSPAYRKRALMLIVMNFFQAIGFFGFGNWLPALLSGQGASVTHSLLYAFFITLAYPIGCLICSRYADRMENKWQIVLSSLMTVIFGTLFAMQSQPLLLIMCGFMITWSNAWLTISYHAYQAEVFPTHIRARAVGFCYSFSRLSTAFTSILIGLILQLAGAPGVIVFIVVSMLMVMLSVGLFGPKTRGLNLEDI, encoded by the coding sequence ATGCAGCCCGATACGCTGGCGTTTGACGCGCCTGTTACCCGCAACCTTCCACGCACGACGCTCTCAGAACGTATCAACGCCCTCCCCGCCTCACCCGGACTGTGGCGTTTTGTGATACTGCTGGCATTAGGTGGCTTTTTTGAACTTTATGATCTGTTTCAGACCGCCTATATCAGCAGCGGCCTGGTGGCCGACGGCATTTTTCACACCGGTAAAAACGGGCTATTTGGTATTGCTGACCAGGCAGCGTTCGCCTGCGTGACGTTTCTCGGGCTGTTTGTTGGCGCAAGCCTGCTGGCACCGCATGCTGACCGCTATGGGCGGCGCAAAACGTTTATCTTCGCGCTGGCCTGGTACGGGGCATTTTCTCTGCTGATGGCCGCGCAAAGCAGCCCTGAAGCCATTCTTCTGTGCCGCTTTCTGGTGGGCATTGGGCTTGGAGTGGAACTGGTGACCATTGATACTTATCTGAGTGAATGGGTACCGGCGTCGATTCGTAGCAAAGCCTTCGCGATCGCGTTCTTTATCCAGTTTCTTTCTGTACCGAGCGTCGCGCTGATGTCCTGGTGGCTGGTGCCGCATACGTTTTTTGGCATCAGCGGCTGGCGACTGGTGATTATTGCGGGCGCAGTCTGCTCCATTCTTATCTGGTTCATCCGTAAAAATCTCCCGGAATCGGCGCGCTGGTTAGCACAACAGGGTCGACATGAAGAGGCGCACCAGGTAATGCGTAGCATGGAACAGCGCTGCGGCATTGCTCCCGCCGCACACTTCAACGCTGGAGAAGTGACGCAGCACAGCGGTGAGCGCGGCTCGTTTCGTGAAATCTGGTCCCCGGCTTATCGTAAGCGTGCGCTGATGTTGATTGTGATGAATTTCTTCCAGGCTATTGGCTTCTTTGGCTTTGGCAACTGGTTGCCAGCACTGCTTTCCGGCCAGGGCGCTAGCGTCACCCACAGCCTGCTGTACGCGTTCTTTATTACTCTCGCCTATCCCATCGGCTGTCTGATTTGCAGCCGCTATGCCGACCGCATGGAAAACAAATGGCAAATCGTTCTGTCATCGCTAATGACCGTGATTTTTGGCACGCTGTTCGCCATGCAGAGCCAGCCGCTGCTGCTGATTATGTGCGGCTTTATGATTACCTGGTCTAACGCCTGGCTTACCATCAGCTACCACGCTTACCAGGCAGAAGTGTTCCCAACGCACATTCGGGCGCGAGCAGTAGGCTTTTGCTACTCATTCAGCCGCCTGTCAACGGCGTTCACCAGTATTCTTATTGGGCTTATTTTGCAGCTAGCCGGCGCACCGGGCGTGATTGTTTTTATCGTGGTGAGTATGTTGATGGTCATGCTGTCGGTGGGGCTGTTCGGGCCAAAAACCCGCGGGCTGAATCTGGAAGATATTTAA
- a CDS encoding YnfC family lipoprotein has protein sequence MVLCFTTALMAGVAWGDDAVEPFQPAMVSLSNELEFDPLRGQVKSFEQVLYDNENSRLMVAKGRFDPGGCLQAYEREDRVNNHVMTLVRESDSNTLVSTRDKRNTIVLNDDCQIVATTNSSQARKLYIYEKGLLVKVKDARDAWVYKEYFYTPEGMPKSTVFYGEEHDVLLITEPKQKLSDPWDFVTEGLDNGVPFYQALKKCQYDKEGNPSVCDFAVDSLVQGGSQQKERQQIRYTTTYY, from the coding sequence ATTGTGCTGTGTTTCACGACCGCCCTGATGGCGGGGGTTGCCTGGGGCGATGACGCCGTCGAGCCTTTTCAACCGGCAATGGTGAGCCTTTCCAATGAGCTTGAGTTCGATCCGCTACGCGGGCAGGTGAAAAGCTTTGAACAGGTCCTGTATGACAACGAGAACAGCCGGTTAATGGTGGCGAAAGGGCGCTTTGATCCAGGCGGCTGCCTGCAGGCTTACGAGCGTGAAGACAGGGTCAATAACCATGTGATGACGCTGGTACGCGAAAGTGATTCAAACACGCTGGTGTCCACCCGTGATAAACGCAATACCATTGTGCTCAATGACGACTGCCAGATAGTCGCAACGACCAACAGCAGTCAGGCGCGCAAACTCTACATCTATGAAAAAGGTTTGCTGGTAAAGGTGAAAGACGCCCGCGATGCCTGGGTTTACAAAGAGTATTTTTATACGCCGGAAGGAATGCCGAAAAGTACGGTGTTCTATGGTGAAGAGCACGATGTGCTGCTGATTACCGAGCCTAAGCAAAAGCTTTCCGATCCCTGGGATTTTGTGACGGAGGGGCTGGATAATGGCGTGCCATTCTACCAGGCGCTAAAAAAATGCCAGTACGATAAAGAAGGGAATCCCAGCGTGTGTGATTTTGCCGTTGACTCACTGGTTCAGGGCGGCAGCCAGCAGAAAGAGCGCCAGCAAATCCGCTATACCACCACCTATTACTAA
- a CDS encoding 3-phenylpropionate MFS transporter: MVLQSPRWLALGYFTYFFSYGIFLPFWGVWLKGVGMGPEAIGLLLGAGLVARFLGSLLLAPVVKDPSWLVQALRLLALLTLIFTVAFWFGTSVAWLLLVMVGFNFFFSPLVPLTDALAGTWQQQITMDYGRVRLWGSLAFVIGSALTGKLDEMFGHQAILLVLTVGIAAMLGGMLLRPSVMPQGEVLTQESAGWQAWRRLLSENWRFFTCVTLLQGAHAAYYGFSAIYWQSAGYSSSAIGYLWSLGVVAEIVIFALSNFLFRRWSVRDLLLLSCLSGVVRWALMGWTTELPWLLVMQILHCGSFTVCHLAAMRYISARHGSEVIRLQAVYAAVAMGGGIAIMTMISGYLYQHLTNGLFWVMALVALPALALRPKVQAR; encoded by the coding sequence ATGGTTTTGCAATCCCCGCGCTGGCTGGCGCTTGGCTATTTCACCTATTTTTTCAGTTACGGCATTTTCTTACCTTTCTGGGGCGTCTGGCTAAAGGGCGTTGGGATGGGACCGGAGGCAATTGGCCTGTTGCTGGGCGCAGGCCTGGTGGCACGCTTTCTGGGCAGCCTGCTGCTGGCTCCCGTTGTGAAAGACCCTTCCTGGCTGGTACAGGCGTTGCGCCTGCTGGCATTGCTGACTCTGATTTTCACTGTCGCTTTCTGGTTTGGCACCAGCGTAGCCTGGCTGCTGCTGGTGATGGTGGGCTTTAATTTCTTCTTCTCGCCGCTGGTGCCGCTTACCGATGCGCTGGCTGGAACCTGGCAGCAGCAAATTACCATGGATTATGGTCGGGTGCGGCTGTGGGGTTCGCTGGCGTTTGTGATTGGTTCGGCGCTAACCGGCAAGCTGGATGAGATGTTTGGCCATCAGGCCATTTTGCTGGTGCTAACGGTAGGTATTGCCGCCATGCTGGGCGGCATGCTGCTGCGCCCCTCGGTGATGCCGCAGGGTGAAGTGCTGACGCAGGAAAGCGCAGGCTGGCAGGCATGGCGGCGGTTGTTGAGTGAAAACTGGCGCTTTTTTACCTGCGTCACGCTGCTACAGGGCGCACATGCCGCCTACTACGGCTTTAGCGCGATTTACTGGCAGAGCGCAGGCTATTCCTCTTCAGCGATTGGCTATCTCTGGTCGCTCGGCGTGGTGGCAGAAATCGTGATTTTTGCACTCAGCAATTTCTTGTTCCGGCGCTGGAGCGTGCGTGACCTGCTGCTGCTGTCGTGTCTTAGTGGTGTCGTGCGTTGGGCGCTGATGGGCTGGACCACTGAGCTGCCGTGGCTGCTGGTAATGCAAATTCTGCACTGCGGCAGCTTCACCGTGTGCCATCTCGCGGCGATGCGCTACATTTCGGCGCGCCACGGTAGCGAAGTGATTCGCCTGCAGGCGGTTTACGCCGCGGTAGCGATGGGCGGCGGCATTGCGATAATGACGATGATTTCCGGCTATTTGTACCAGCACCTGACCAATGGACTGTTCTGGGTTATGGCGCTGGTGGCGCTGCCTGCGCTGGCACTGCGCCCTAAGGTGCAGGCGCGTTAG
- the csiE gene encoding stationary phase inducible protein CsiE, translated as MMTQICPPPSVLSGPQRRCHLLLTLCLPGQTVTPEHISRVNGVDDAVSRQDIADAAQALRRYHRLNLLAQPDGSYIIEGSALDRRLCLMYWLRRSLRLCPHYVHQQFTPALKTALKQPGIARALYDNTNLQALINLCARRLQRVFTTPEREFLQLFLPWCLLQHQLGQIPQFTAIQRSWTQERTEAQIAQDIVRHWRRRVARPPHDNELHFLTALFMLLRTPSTQSDHSPHDQQLLAAIDRLIARFNSLCGLRFSNETRLREQLYVHLAQALNRSVFGIGIDNSLPQEITHLYPRLMRTTREALQALETEFGIHFSSEETGLIAIIFGAWLVQESALGEKQVLLLTGNDPRLEEGLEQQLRELTLLPLSVRRLSLHTFQQEGAPREVTLIVTPYATSLPLFSPPLIHLTLPPGEHQLQRIREILES; from the coding sequence ATGATGACACAGATTTGTCCACCGCCGTCGGTGCTTTCCGGTCCGCAACGCCGCTGTCATCTGCTCCTGACGCTCTGCCTGCCCGGCCAGACCGTGACGCCTGAACACATCAGTCGTGTCAACGGTGTGGACGACGCCGTAAGCCGCCAGGACATTGCCGATGCAGCCCAGGCGCTGCGCCGCTATCATCGGCTGAATCTGCTCGCACAGCCCGACGGCAGTTATATCATTGAAGGCTCGGCCCTCGACCGCCGTCTCTGCCTGATGTACTGGCTGCGCAGATCGCTGCGCCTGTGCCCGCATTATGTTCATCAGCAGTTTACGCCAGCCCTTAAAACCGCGCTTAAACAGCCGGGCATCGCCCGTGCTCTCTATGACAACACCAATCTCCAGGCGCTGATTAACCTGTGCGCCCGCCGCCTGCAGCGCGTATTCACTACGCCTGAGCGCGAATTTTTACAATTGTTTTTGCCCTGGTGCTTGCTCCAGCATCAGCTTGGGCAGATTCCGCAGTTTACCGCCATACAACGCAGCTGGACCCAGGAGCGCACTGAAGCGCAGATTGCTCAGGATATCGTGCGCCACTGGCGGCGCAGAGTTGCACGCCCGCCGCACGATAACGAGCTGCACTTTTTAACCGCACTGTTTATGCTGCTGCGCACGCCCAGCACACAAAGCGACCATAGCCCGCACGACCAACAGCTGCTCGCCGCCATTGATAGGCTGATTGCCCGTTTTAATTCACTGTGCGGCCTGCGCTTTAGCAACGAAACGCGGTTACGCGAACAGCTTTATGTACACCTTGCCCAGGCGTTGAACCGTTCTGTCTTCGGTATTGGGATTGATAACAGCCTGCCTCAGGAAATCACGCACCTTTATCCGCGCCTGATGCGTACCACGCGTGAGGCCTTACAGGCGCTTGAAACTGAGTTCGGTATTCATTTTTCCAGTGAAGAGACGGGACTGATTGCCATTATTTTTGGTGCCTGGCTGGTGCAGGAAAGCGCGTTAGGAGAAAAACAGGTGCTGCTGCTCACTGGTAACGATCCGCGCCTGGAAGAAGGGCTGGAGCAGCAGTTGCGAGAACTGACGCTGCTGCCGCTGAGCGTGCGACGTCTGAGCCTGCATACCTTCCAGCAGGAAGGCGCGCCCAGAGAGGTGACGCTTATCGTTACGCCGTACGCCACCTCACTGCCGCTGTTTTCCCCGCCGCTGATTCACCTCACCCTGCCGCCAGGCGAGCACCAGCTACAGCGTATTCGCGAAATCCTTGAAAGCTAA
- a CDS encoding DUF1007 family protein: MGVSKSGFCAFIFAALLAAPGAVQAHPHSFISLTTTLVVQGDTLTGLKMRWVMDEITSADLLYDAGRAKAGDEVWKKLAAEVMANVLAQHYFTEFWHNDQKVKFSARPQDYQLSREEHKAVLSFVLPLAKPQPLAGQSYRFSTFDPGYYVDMFYENDTDVTLPKSLQQRCRVAVKTPQPGDEVLAFAQSLDKADAPPEDMNLGKQFAQEVTLSCQ, encoded by the coding sequence ATGGGCGTAAGCAAATCAGGATTTTGTGCCTTTATTTTCGCGGCGCTGCTGGCCGCACCCGGCGCGGTGCAGGCGCATCCACACAGCTTTATTAGCCTTACGACCACCCTGGTGGTGCAGGGCGATACCCTGACCGGGCTTAAAATGCGCTGGGTGATGGATGAAATCACGTCTGCTGACTTGCTGTATGACGCCGGGCGGGCGAAAGCGGGTGATGAGGTGTGGAAAAAGCTCGCGGCAGAAGTGATGGCAAACGTGCTGGCGCAGCACTATTTCACTGAGTTCTGGCACAACGACCAGAAGGTGAAGTTCAGCGCTAGGCCGCAGGATTACCAGCTTTCCCGTGAGGAGCACAAGGCGGTACTGAGTTTTGTGTTGCCGCTGGCAAAGCCGCAGCCGCTCGCCGGGCAGAGCTACCGCTTCTCTACCTTCGACCCTGGCTACTATGTTGATATGTTTTATGAAAACGATACCGATGTGACACTGCCGAAGTCGTTGCAACAGCGCTGTCGTGTGGCAGTAAAAACGCCGCAACCTGGCGATGAGGTACTGGCGTTTGCTCAGTCGCTCGATAAAGCCGATGCGCCGCCTGAGGATATGAATCTGGGCAAGCAGTTTGCCCAGGAGGTGACGCTGTCATGTCAGTGA
- a CDS encoding nickel/cobalt transporter, which yields MSVSVTTPRRPLRRWLSLWPLALLVLVTLGVGLMLWQVWPQVMMKSALWQRDVNQQLSALLKAVAQSPAGAGGSLMAFSFIYGVLHALGPGHGKIVITTWLATHPSRLKSSLRLTFAASVLQGLVAIGLVTLLLALLQLPARSLHMSSFWLEKGSYLLVGVLGLLLCWRALRHLRRLLKRPTFTAFTLHHEHSADCGCGHQHMPTEQQLATGEDWRARLMVVLSMGMRPCSGTIMVLLFSKVIGVYAWGMAAALAMAAGTALTISALALLVHGFRSLAQRLGQGRAPVLWRQVGAASLALAGGMILVAAAWLMWLSAQPVAQGIRPF from the coding sequence ATGTCAGTGAGTGTAACCACGCCGCGGCGTCCGCTTCGCCGCTGGCTCTCGCTGTGGCCCCTGGCATTACTGGTGTTGGTCACCCTGGGGGTGGGGCTGATGCTCTGGCAGGTCTGGCCGCAGGTGATGATGAAAAGCGCACTCTGGCAGCGCGACGTTAATCAACAACTGAGCGCGTTGCTCAAAGCGGTCGCACAGTCACCTGCTGGCGCAGGCGGTTCGCTGATGGCCTTCAGTTTTATTTATGGTGTACTTCACGCACTCGGACCAGGGCACGGTAAAATTGTGATAACCACCTGGCTTGCCACGCATCCATCCAGACTCAAAAGCAGCCTGCGACTGACCTTTGCCGCTTCTGTGTTACAGGGGCTGGTGGCTATCGGGCTGGTGACGCTGTTGCTGGCGTTGTTACAGCTACCGGCACGCTCACTGCACATGAGCAGCTTCTGGCTGGAGAAGGGCAGTTATTTGTTGGTGGGCGTTCTCGGCCTGTTGTTATGCTGGCGTGCACTCAGGCATTTGCGCCGGTTGCTTAAGCGCCCAACTTTCACCGCTTTCACGCTGCATCATGAACACAGCGCTGACTGTGGCTGCGGCCATCAACATATGCCCACCGAGCAGCAACTTGCCACTGGTGAAGACTGGCGCGCCCGGCTGATGGTGGTGCTGTCTATGGGCATGCGCCCTTGCTCCGGGACGATTATGGTACTGCTGTTTAGCAAGGTGATTGGCGTCTATGCCTGGGGCATGGCGGCGGCATTAGCGATGGCAGCCGGTACGGCGCTGACTATCTCCGCGCTGGCGCTTCTGGTGCACGGCTTTCGCTCGCTGGCGCAGCGCCTTGGGCAAGGCCGCGCACCGGTGCTGTGGCGCCAGGTTGGCGCTGCCTCGCTGGCGCTGGCCGGTGGCATGATTCTGGTGGCGGCGGCATGGCTGATGTGGCTAAGTGCGCAGCCAGTGGCGCAGGGCATCAGGCCATTTTAA
- the suhB gene encoding inositol-1-monophosphatase: MHPMLNIAVRAARKAGNLIARNYETPDAVETSQKGSNDFVTNVDKGAESLIVETIRASYPQHTIITEESGELAGEDQDVQWVIDPLDGTTNFIKRLPHFAVSIAVRVKGRTEVAVVYDPMRNELFTATRGQGAQLNGYRLRGSNSRDLDGTILATGFPFKAKQHSDSYMKIVSKLFTRCADFRRTGSAALDLAYVAAGRVDGFFEIGLRPWDFAGGELLVREAGGLVCDFTGGHNYLSTGNIVAGNPRVVKNMLAEMRDELSEALKR, translated from the coding sequence ATGCATCCGATGCTCAACATCGCAGTGCGCGCCGCGCGTAAAGCAGGCAACCTGATTGCCAGAAATTATGAAACCCCCGATGCGGTGGAAACCAGCCAGAAAGGCAGTAATGATTTCGTCACCAACGTAGACAAAGGCGCAGAAAGCCTGATCGTTGAAACTATTCGCGCGTCTTACCCGCAGCACACCATTATCACCGAAGAGTCCGGTGAACTGGCCGGCGAAGACCAGGATGTACAGTGGGTTATCGATCCTCTGGATGGCACCACCAACTTTATTAAGCGCCTGCCGCACTTCGCGGTGTCTATTGCCGTACGCGTCAAAGGCCGCACCGAAGTCGCGGTGGTTTACGATCCGATGCGTAACGAACTCTTCACCGCCACCCGCGGTCAGGGTGCACAGCTTAACGGCTACCGCCTGCGCGGCTCCAACAGCCGCGACCTTGATGGCACTATTCTGGCAACTGGTTTCCCGTTCAAAGCCAAACAGCACTCCGACAGCTACATGAAAATCGTCAGCAAACTGTTTACCCGCTGCGCGGACTTCCGCCGCACCGGCTCTGCAGCACTGGATCTGGCCTACGTAGCGGCCGGTCGCGTGGACGGTTTCTTTGAGATTGGTCTGCGCCCGTGGGATTTCGCCGGTGGCGAACTGCTGGTGCGCGAGGCAGGCGGCCTGGTATGTGACTTCACGGGTGGTCACAACTATCTGTCTACCGGCAACATCGTGGCGGGCAACCCGCGCGTAGTAAAAAACATGCTGGCTGAAATGCGTGACGAACTGAGCGAAGCCCTCAAGCGCTAA
- the trmJ gene encoding tRNA (cytosine(32)/uridine(32)-2'-O)-methyltransferase TrmJ, which yields MLQNIRIVLVETSHTGNMGSVARAMKTMGLTNLWLVNPLVKPDSQAIALAAGASDVIGNAQIVDTLDEALSGCSLVVGTSARSRTLPWPMLDPRECGLKSVEEGQHAPVALVFGRERVGLTNDELQKCHYHVAIAANPEYSSLNLAMAVQVIAYEVRMAFLASEHAPSQDVEEEAPYPLVDDLERFYGHLEKVLLDTGFIRANHPGQVMNKLRRLFTRARPESQELNILRGMLASMESGYKTKP from the coding sequence ATGCTGCAGAATATCCGAATCGTACTGGTTGAAACTTCTCATACCGGCAATATGGGCTCCGTGGCCCGCGCAATGAAAACCATGGGTCTTACTAATCTCTGGCTGGTTAATCCGTTGGTAAAACCGGACTCTCAGGCTATTGCGCTGGCCGCAGGCGCCAGCGACGTTATTGGTAATGCGCAGATTGTGGACACGCTGGATGAAGCCCTGAGCGGCTGTAGTCTGGTGGTGGGGACCAGCGCGCGTTCACGTACATTGCCCTGGCCGATGCTCGACCCGCGCGAGTGCGGACTTAAAAGCGTGGAAGAAGGCCAGCATGCGCCAGTGGCGCTGGTGTTTGGCCGCGAGCGCGTAGGGCTGACCAACGACGAACTCCAGAAGTGTCATTATCACGTGGCGATTGCCGCTAATCCCGAATACAGTTCGCTCAACCTCGCTATGGCGGTACAGGTTATTGCCTATGAAGTGCGCATGGCGTTTCTTGCCTCAGAACATGCGCCTTCTCAGGACGTGGAAGAAGAAGCCCCGTATCCACTGGTTGACGATCTGGAACGTTTCTACGGCCATCTTGAAAAAGTATTACTGGATACCGGATTTATTCGTGCGAACCATCCCGGCCAGGTGATGAATAAATTGCGCCGCTTATTTACCCGCGCGCGTCCGGAGAGTCAGGAACTCAACATCTTACGCGGTATGCTTGCCTCGATGGAATCCGGTTATAAGACGAAGCCATAA
- the iscR gene encoding Fe-S cluster assembly transcriptional regulator IscR, giving the protein MRLTSKGRYAVTAMLDVALNSEAGPVPLADISERQGISLSYLEQLFSRLRKNGLVASVRGPGGGYLLGKEASSIAVGEVISAVDESVDATRCQGKGGCQGGDKCLTHALWRDLSDRLTGFLNNITLGELVNNQEVMDVSDRQQNEAHRSNRAQDAIDVKLRA; this is encoded by the coding sequence ATGAGACTGACATCTAAAGGGCGCTATGCCGTGACTGCAATGCTTGACGTTGCACTTAACTCTGAAGCGGGCCCGGTACCGTTGGCTGATATTTCTGAGCGTCAGGGAATTTCGCTCTCCTATCTGGAGCAGTTGTTCTCCCGTCTGCGTAAGAATGGTCTGGTGGCCAGCGTTCGCGGTCCGGGGGGCGGCTATCTTCTGGGTAAGGAAGCTAGCAGTATCGCGGTTGGTGAAGTTATCAGTGCTGTCGACGAATCTGTTGATGCAACCCGTTGTCAGGGCAAGGGCGGCTGTCAGGGCGGTGATAAATGCCTGACGCACGCGCTGTGGCGCGACTTGAGTGACCGTCTGACCGGTTTTCTCAATAACATTACGCTGGGCGAACTGGTGAATAACCAGGAAGTCATGGACGTGTCCGACCGCCAGCAAAATGAAGCACATCGCAGTAACCGCGCTCAGGACGCCATTGACGTCAAACTGCGCGCATAA